The genomic window TCTGCTACGCCGGGAGCCCTACTTGGCACGACGTGGCGCCAGCCATCCGAAACAGTTGCGGGAATCGCCGAGAACGAAAATGTCCAATTTGTCGTTGGAGGGTTCTGGGACGTTTGGCCGGCTGTTTTTGATACCAACGCGAGACTTCAAGCAGACGGCAAGGCACCCACTGTCTACGGAGGCGCAAAGCGCGGCGAGGCTCTCCGTGACACCCTCTGGAAGATCTCCAAGTCAGAAGGAAGCCTGCGGGCCTTGTGCTTCCTTGACAGTACTGAAGCTTGCGCAGAAGCAGCCTCAAATGGGCTGAAAGCCAATATGCTCGCCGTACCACACACAGAGCGCATGTTGGATGCGAAAGGGAAGCCGTTGTTGCTCCTTGAGCTACGCTTTGCGGATCAGAACAATCGGCTTCCCAACATTACGGCATGGGGCCAACCACCGCTCAAAGCTCAGCTGGTTCATATTGATCTGGCTGCTAGCCACATTCGCTTCGACCCAGGGAGCGACAGCATCATCGTACCGGTTACGCTTCGCAACGACGGAACTGCTCGACTGACACCCTACGGAGATCATGCCGTCAATCTAGGGGCAAGGCTGACGGACGAAGCAGGCAACGTGGTAAATGTCGACTTCGCCCGGTTAGCGCTCCCGGTCTCTGATCCCGGGCAAGAGGTGCACGCTGAATTCAACCTGCCAGCCAGCCAACTTGAAGGGCACGGACTCTCCATCCTTCCCGTACAAGAAGGTGTTGCCTGGTTCGATCAATTCGGCGTTTCTCCGGTCATCGAAGGCCCGTTCCATCGTTGCAACGAAAATGGAAGGCACTGGATGTGCGACACCATTCACGCGCTCGACGCCAAATAGTTCTTCATTCACGCCGATACGGGCTAAGCAACACAAACTCGGCGGTAGCTTCCGACACCTTTGACCAACCGGCCACCCTTCGGCGCACCTTTGTGTCGCCCTCTTTGGCTCCAGTGGACCTGCTTGTGCTCATTTTTGCGTTGCCGATTTATCGGCGACTTTCAGTTAATCGTGACTCCGGAATGCGACCGTCAATTTGCCACACGGATTAAGTGGCCGAGTCGCAAGAACTTACCTTGCCAGGCCGACAGTATGACCAGCAACTGACTCCCAATTCGATGGGTTGTCACCTCCTCCAGAACCCAACCGTTACTTGAAACAGGGGTGCCAAGGAGCGAGTAATGGCCAGCACAACATAGTTACAATTAGCTTACAGTTAACTTACAATCAATTGGCGGAATCCGTCTAGGGGGACGGATGACCGATCTCGAATTCGCATAGCCAAGACGCGCCGAATGCAAAAACTTCTTCACTTTCATCTCCCTAAGACCGGCGGCACAACGATACGCCACCATTTGGTCAATCAACTGGGAGAAGGCAAAGTTACCCCCGCCCTTGCCGGAATGCGTTTGGCAGATGCGCTTGTGGAATGGGATCAGATGTCGGCCATTAGTGGTCACTTCTCCCCGCGCCACGGAGACAAACTGCCGCTGGATCGTTACAGCTTCACCGTTCTTCGCGACCCGATGGATCGCTTTCTTTCTGAGTTCTATTTTTCAAAGATCGATAACTCAAGCAGACCTCTGGATAGAAGAACTCACGCCCTCGATCTCGACTCCTACCTCGATAGCCTAACTGATAGGGAACGCCAGGAGTTTCCAATGCAATTGGAAATGCTCTATCCCCTTGGCACGAACTCTCAATGCACTCTCACTCAGAACGACAAGTTGTCGGCCGCCTTGAATACACTGGAGCTCTTTAGCTCGATAGCAGTCCAGGACGAGTTGGAGGATTTCACGTGCATGCTTGACGCCAATTTCCATTGGCCATGCAAACCAACCCCCAGGGTAAATGTCACGTCCTATCGGCTGAATCTCGACGATTTAAGTACATCACAACGCAAGCGCTTAACGTTGCTGCTTGAAACTGAAATGGAGCTCTACCAGCGAGCCAGGGAGATATTCAAGAAGCAAAGGAGACGACTCCTAAGCCAGGCACGAAGTAAACCGGACACCAATCCCGCTCTTGAAGCAATCGCATCAGCGCCTGATCAAACCATAACGCCTCCCAAGAACTTCGGGGACCTGAGATGCGTGATCAAAAAAGTCCGCGTCAGTGGCCCCATATCGGGCGACGAACGCGTCATGATCGGAGAGCAGATTTCAATCTCTGTTGAGTTTGAAGCAAAGGTACCCGTGGCATCGTTAAATATAGGAATCGCTATCAAGGATGATCGCGGCGTGCTTATATTTGGCACCAACTCAATGCTTCTGGGTGAGGTATTCAGCCTTACGCCCGGCGTGTATATCGCTACGTACCGTATGTTAAATCGCATGCCGATAGGAAAATATCATTTAGACACGGCACTGGTTCCAACCGAAAGCCACTATGACGGCTGCTACAACTGGATTGAGCAGGCTGCTTCATTCGACGTATACGACATCGCCCTGACCACCTTTGAAGGTAAGATATTGATGGACGCCCAGGTTGAGTTGGCGCCTGCGTCCGACTCCTCCTCATGCGCGAGCGCGCCCTATATAACAGCGAATCGAGCCATACGAGCAAGAGCGCGATTGAATCAGCCTCTAACTGATTTCAATTCGAAAATTGTCGCAATGTGCTCGCCAGAGTCCGTTCAGAGCGGAAGCGAGGTTCTGCTTCCGGTGCGATTGAAGAACAAGAGCAAACTAACTTGGCCTGCTTTCGGACTACAGCCCGTCGTCCTGTCCTATCGATGGTGTACCACTGATGGTGCGATCCTGATCGCCGACGGCTTAAGAACCCAGCTCCCAAGTGACGTGGAACCCGGTCAAAGTGTAGTCATAGCGCTTCACGTCAAAGCTCCAGATGTGAAAGGCAGACTAGTCCTGAAGGCATCGTTGATACAGGAGAGCGTCGCTTGGTTCGTAGACCGGCAGCCTAGTAACGCTCTAGCATTCGAACTCACCATCACGTGAGTTCGATATTTAACGATCGAATATCCGACCCACTAGGCAGCGCGGCCAAAGGCACTTCTCGAAACCCGATCGACATAGGTTTCAAGGGAATCTGAATGGATTAACATCGAGACCGCTTCATTACGATCCGCTGCGCGCCACATATGCCGGCGAATTGCCTCACAGTGATGCTGTGCCGAAACATCCATTTGGCGTTACGTCAACCATTGCCATCCTAAAAGAAATACAACTCTCCAACGGGATCTCCGTCCGAGAGTTGTAGCTCGGCTGGACGACTCAAGCCGACGCAATAAGACTGGAAAGGAGTTCGGTTTTCTCCCTCATCACAAGGGTGTCCCCCCTGCTTTCCACATTCAAGCGCAACAACGGCTCTGTATTGGAAGAGCGCAGATTAAAGCGCCACTCACCGAAATCTGCACTGATGCCATCCACCTTTTCCACGTGTGGTTTCTGACCCGCGAAATGAGCCATGACGTGATCAACGGTCTTGGCCGCATCGGCTACAGTAAAATTGATCTCTCCGCTACATGGGAAAGCAGCGACTTGCTTGCTTACCAGCGACTCAAGAGACTGACCACTCTGGCTGATGCGCTCAGCCAAAAGCAGCCAGGGAATCATTCCTGAGTCACAGTAGGCAAAATCACGAAAGTAGTGATGGGCGCTCATTTCTCCGCCATAGATCGCGTCTTCAGCTCGCATGCGCTCCTTAATGAAAGCGTGACCTGTCTTGCTTTGCACCGGTATACCACCGGCATCACGCACCATCTCGATGGTATTCCATGTCAGACGAGGATCGTGGATCACCTTTGCACCGCGATGTTTTTCAAGAAGCTGGGCGGCAAGCAGGCCGACGATGTAATACCCCTCGATAAACTCGCCATTGGCATCAAAAAAGAAGCAGCGATCAAAATCGCCGTCCCAGGCCAGCCCGAAGTCGGCGCGATGATCGCGAACCGCATCCGCGGTCGCCGAGCGGTTTTCAGGCAATAGAGGATTGGGAATGCCGTTGGGGAAACTACCGTCTGGCTCATGGTTTACCCGGATGAATTCAAACGGCAAATGCCTTGCGAGCAGATCCACCACGGGTCCCGCACAACCATTGCCAGCATTGACCACGATCTTCAGCGGCCGCAGAGCCGTCGCATCGATGTAGCCCAACAGATGGCTGATATAAGCCGCCTTGTCATGGTCACGTATCACCTGACCATGTCGCTCAGCGTCAATGAAGCGGTTCTCTTCCACCAAACGCTCCATGTCACGCAAGCCGGTATCACCGCTAATTGGCCGGGCTCCTTCTCGCACCAGCTTCATCCCGTTGTAGTCCATCGGGTTGTGGCTGGCCGTGACCATAATCCCGCCGATCACGCCGCGATGAAATGTCTGGAAGTAAACCTCTTCGGTTCCGCACAGACCGATGTCGATGACATCACAGCCGGCTCGGGTCAAACCTTCTGTCAGGGCAGTCGCCAGTGCCGGACTGTCCTTGCGGATGTCATAGCCGACCACCACGCTACCCTTACCCGCAATCTGGGCGAATGCCCGACCGATTCGCTCGGCCAATTCGACGTTGAGTTCGTCGGGAATGCGGCCACGAATGTCGTAAGCCTTGAAGCTCTTGAGCGTCACGTTACAGTTCTCCTGCAGGCCAGGGGCCTTACTCATGTGCCTCGTACATCCATTGCAGCGTCTGCCGTAACGGAATCATATCTAGTGGGCCGATCAAACGTTCCAACTTCTTGTTGGAACCGGTCAATCTTGCTACCTCGTTAGCGCGAACGAATGCGGGGTTGACGCGCACTTCGATGCGATAACCGGCTAAGTCCTCCATCATCCCGATGACTTCGTTAAGCGTGTAGGCGTGTCCGGAACAGAGATTCACGACCTCACCAACCGCATCTGCATCGAGCAGCTTCCGGTAGGCATTAGCCACGAATCGCACGTCCTGGAAGTCCCGCGCAACATTGATGTTGCCCAGCTCGATGACAGATGCACGACGTCGAAAATGTGAAACGATCTTGGGAAGCAGGTACTTTTCCGACTGCCCGACGCCCGTGTAGTTAAACGGACGCGCCAGGATGATGGGCAGACGGTCGGCCCAAAGGCGCGCCATCTGCTCCATCGCGAGCTTGCTGACTGCGTAATCATTGGCTGGCGCTGCTGGCAAGTCCTCGGTCAGGAGCTGTGCATCACTGTTGCCGTAAATATTGGCGCTGCTGGCCAATATCACTGCACGCGGCCGATGACTACCGGAGGCTAATGCCTCCAATAGATTGCGGGTACCTACGATATTAGTGCGATAGATGGCGTCCGCATCGCCATGCGCAACAAAGGCGATCGCGGCCAGATGTATCACCACGTCAGGCATTAGATTCCCGATGGCCTTGATGGTGGCTTCGCGATCGCATAGATCGACCACAACGTTTCCGGCAGCAGGCTCGTGCGACAAGCCCACCACTTTGTATCCCGCAGCGACCAGCTCAGCCGAAACGTATTTGCCGGTAAAGCCTACGCTTCCGGTCACCAGTGCAACGGGTTGCGAACGATCAGAAGGACTGGCCACGTTCGTTCCGTTGAAGGTCCGCAGTGACCATCATGCGACACAACTCTTCAAGACCCGTCTTGGGCTCCCACCCTAATTTGGCTTTGGCCTTGGCCGGGTCACCGATCAAAAGATCGACCTCGGCTGGACGGTAATACCTGGGATTGATGACTACCATCGCACGGCCGGTTTCGCGACAAATGCCACGCTCGCCCTCCCCTTCCCCGCGCCAGTCGATCGTGATGTCCACGCCCTTGAAAGCCATAGCCACGAAATCACGAACGGTTTCCGTGCGATTGGTCGCCAGCACGAAGGTATCGGGCTCGTCCGCCTGCAGCATGCGCCACATGCCCTCGACATATTCCTTTGCGAATCCCCAGTCGCGCCTAGCGTCAAGATTACCGAGCTCAAGCCGGTCCGTGCGGCCCAACTTGATCTTAGCCACCGTATCAGTGATCTTGCGGGTCACGAACTCTCTTCCGCGCAGCGGCGATTCGTGATTGAACAGGATTCCGCTGCTACCAAAGATTCCATAGGACTCGCGGTAGTTCACCGTCATCCAGTGAGCATAGAGTTTGGCAACACCGTACGGACTGCGCGGATAGAAGGGAGTGTCCTCTTTCTGAGGAACTGCCTGCACCTTGCCAAACATCTCAGACGTCGATGCCTGGTAAAAGCGGATCTTCGGGTTGACGATGCGAATCGCCTCTAGAAGATTCAATGCGCCAACCGCAGTGATTTGCGCGGTAAGCACAGGTTGATCAAACGAGACACCAACAAAGCTCTGAGCCGCCAAGTTGTATACTTCGGTAGCCTCGGTCTCCTGCAATAGCCGGATCGCCGAGCCAAGGTCGGTCAGGTCATACTCCACCAGATGCAAGTTCGGCTGTTTGTCGATGCCGAGTTCTTCAATCCGCCAGAAATTGACCGAGCTCGTACGTCGATACGTACCGTAGACGGTGTATCCCTTTTGAAGAAGCAGTTCGGCGAGATAGGCACCGTCCTGGCCGGAGATGCCCGTGATGATCGCAGTTTTCATGGAGCTTTTTCCTGATTTCATAATGCGATTAGTCCAATTGCGACGAATTATTAAGTGTCTAACCCGGTGACCAGGTTTTATGAGATGACTTTCCAGTCACCGCGTCGAGGAACTGTTTGGCGCTTGTCGCCCACGAATTTACAGTGACACCCGACTGACTCGAAATTGTTCCATGTCGAACGGCGGCAAGCGATCGCTCGATGGATTGCGCCAAATCATCCGCAGACTCCCCAGCAAAATAGAGGATTCCGTCACCGCCGACCTCCCGGAACACGGGAAGATCACGAGCGAGCACGGTAATGCCACGCATAGCCGCTTCGATGATTGGTAAACCAAAGCCCTCACCACGGGAAGCAACAAGCAACAGACTAGCCAAATCATATAGATGATCAAGGAGCTCATCGCTAGCGGTGGAGAACCAAGTCACGCAGCCGGACGCAACCACCTGGTGACCCAACCGCTCGACCAATTGCTCAACACACCAGCCTTGCTTGCCCACAATGACCAATTGTGCGTCAACATTTCGCGCGCGCAGCTTCTCAAATGCTTCCAGCGCCTGACCATGTCCCTTACGGGGTTCGATCGTGCCAACCATAAGGACGACATTCTCTTTCTGCCGCAACCGCCTTAATTGCTCTTCTTCTTCAACGGACATGCCGCGAGATGGCATGCTGGCGTGAACATCACCACCTAAGTGGAACCAAGACAGTTCCAGTGGACGTTGACGCGCAGTCGAGGGTAGCCAGTTGGCAAACTCGTCTGCCACGGATCGTGAAATAGCTACGATCCGATCTGCCGCAGCTGCTACGGTCCGATACCAAGGTCCAAAAATTTCCGTCGCATTTGGCGGAAACCACTCGGGATGCGCCAAGGGCAGCATGTCGTACAGGACAAAAACGATCTCGACACCTTTTGTCTTCAACGAACTGAACAATTCCGAGGCTGCGAGAACGTCGACAGGTGCCAGATCGAGGGCAACAAATACGTCGCCATGACTGACATCGATAGGATCGTCCCCTAACGTCGTCTCGGGACAGCCAAGGAAAGTACACGTGAATCGGCGAGCGTAGCGATAGACGCCATCTGCATTGGCATAAACAGGCTCAATGCGCCAGCTGTTTTGGCCTTGCATCAGCAGCTCGCTAAGAATGCTGCGTACAACGCGTTGGATTCCGCTGCCTGCATCCTTTCGGACGAGTTCCGAAACATCCAGCAACAGCTGGCGACAAGGCGCGGCCGGTCCGAGCAGCGATGAGAGACCCAGCGCTACGGCATTGCGATCAACATTCGTCGGATCGACTGTCGAATGGATCGCCGATAGCCGATCTACAGCGCGCTGAAGAATGCGGCGTGAGCTGTGCTCATGGAACGCATCAATAGCCAATGAATATTGCTTGGCAACGTGTGCAGGATCATGCAACCGCTCCAGATAGTCTCGGCCCGCCTGAGCGAGTGCCGAACGCGCCGCCTTGGAATCAATGAGCTTGCCGATGCTGGCGGCAAGGTCTTCGACTCTGAATTCATCCTCCAGCGTTATCGCTGCATTGCTCGGCAATTCGGCCAATGAACCGTGAGCGTTGACGATCGTCGGAAGACCCCATGCCAGACAATCAAGCACAGCCCCGGACGCTTCGCCACGTGACTGGCGCCTCAGCTGGACAGCGATATCTGCGGATGCGAGCCAACGGCGGTAGGTCTCTTTATCTGCAAAGCCCGTTATGACGACATTGCGGACACCGGCCGCTTTGACGCGCTCATGCAGCATTTTCTCCCAGGCCGAGTCGGCAGCCCGACCGACAAAAACGAGCTTGCAGTCGGCGCGATCACTAAAGGAACTCAACCACGCTTCAAGCAACGACTCATTGCACTTGTTGGCGCTAAGCATTCCAAACGTAGCCACCACCAACTGTCTATCGTCCAGCCCAAGTGCGCGTCGGGCCCCGGCGCGATCAACCTCGTTCTGCACCTTGCGAAGGTGAGGAATTTGCGCAAAACGTTTCGTTTGATCGTTGCCGTACCACTCGTTGGCAAGCTCACGACTGTGCGCAGAATGGACTATCACACCATCGGCGCCGGCAACCACGCTCCAGTTACAAGGAAACTTGAAAGCAGTGACATTTCGATCCACGGTCTCGCCGAGCATCTTCAGGGCGTGATAGCCATACCCTTCATAAAGGGCCCGCTGCCATACACCCGGGGATCGACCCGTGTCCTGCATCCAATGATGAAGATTGCCGAGGTAAAAATCGTGCAACGCCACGGTTCCACCGACTTTCGCCAACACATCAAACATGTGCGCGTGGAATTCGGAGTTCCCGAAATGATAAAGCACTCGATCAAAGTGCTTAGCATTGGCGAGAAACCAATGCACATCTCGCACGGGCAGAACCAAGCCGTCGAGATGGGTGGCTCTATCGGCATTATCAACGATCAATTCGATGTCGTAATGCGCCATCAATTCTGGCAACAGTTCCGCACTGAAATCTGCGATCCCGGACTGCTGCGGCGGCAACGGTGACAAGTACGCCAACTTGGGTTTGCCGCGTCGAGTAACGGCCTGATCCACCGGAGAGGCTGCGGCACGCCGCGCCCCAACGGCCATCTCTATACCCTTCCACGCTTGGGTAGCGGTTCGCTCCCAAGAGAATTCCTTGCTACGTGCAAGGCCATTCGAAGCAAGTCGCCCTCGCAGCTCATCGTCCGATAGAACGCGGATGATGGTATCGGCAATAGAGTGCTTGTCTCGCGGATCGAACCCTTCCCCGTCTGGACCAATCACCTCTGGCAAGCTGGATGTCTTGGACGCGATTACAGGCGCCCCCACAGACATGGCCTCCAAAACCGGCAATCCAAACCCCTCGTGCCACGATGGAAACACGAATAGCTCACACAGCCGGTACAACGCGAGCAGATCTTCATCAGGCACAAAGCCCGTTAAGACCAGTGCATCGCTAGCCAAGCCAACGCGTCGTGCAAGCGCATACAGGCGCTCGGACTCTTCTGACTGCACTGAGCAGACGATTGCAAGCTGATGGGACGTTGCAAAGCCGCCCGTCATCGCGAACGCCTCAATCAACAGATCGATGTTCTTCCGATGGTCTATTCCACCGGTGTACATCACAAACGGTTTGTTGAGCTTTAACTTTGTGCGAAGCTCACGCCCTGCGTGCTCTGGCATAACCATGGGCGCGTAGCGCTCATCCACAGCTGCGGAGATATTTAGCGCGCGATCCGGCGCATATTCCAATGCATCAACGACCTCACGGCGGGAACTATCGGAAATGGCAAGCAGGACATCCGCTTTGGAGAGGCTCCTAAGGACGCTCAGATACCAGTTGCGTAGCCGAGGTTCACGCAGATAAATATCCGGGTATGTGTACGGAATGAGGTCATAAACGACCGCTGCCGTAGCAACGCCAGAATCGGCTGACGGTAGCGAGCAGATGCAGTCGTCGACCCAGCCTTCAAAAGAACTGACGAGAAGAAAACAGTCAGGTGCGATCGATGCGATCACAGCATCGCGTACCACCTGGCTTGCCTCAATACGCCACGCATTACCCTCATCCCTTGTGTTACGAGGCAACGGCGCGTTCCAGACGTGGATGTCTTGAGGATCCACATTCGCCAGCAATTCACGGCGCAGCTCGATGGCGGATTCCTGCATGTCGCCGTTAATAAGGAACGATATCCGCCGCCCCCCTGCTTGCCGGATCAAAGCGCTTACGAGCGATTTGGCATAAATGCCGATACCCCGCTTTCCATGCACGAGGCTTTGGCACGCCTGCAAATCAATGAGCAAATGCATAGGGAGACTGTTTTCCTGATCCATGTCACGAGGACTTCATAGCGCTATCAAGCATCGATCGAACGGTTTGCGCCCGTCCGGGCAAGTCCATTGCACCGCCTGGCGCCATATCGGATGGAGCAGACGGTGCCGCGGGTCGAGCATTGCTCACGACAGTGCGAACCAAGCGAGCCTTGAGCCCTGGCGTAGCAATCAAAAGAATAGAGCCAATCCGCCGCAACACAGGGCGGTTTGTGGCTGCGACCAAAAGGCGAATCGCAGTAGATTTGTTCAATTCGGAGTCCCCGGATGAATCCCGCCGCACCGCCGAACGCAGGACACGCGCGATGAAACGTGGTCCTTTCGTTATGCGCCAAGAACGGCTATGCAGAATCTGCTGCAACTTGGTGTCGACAGCACGCTCGCGTTTCTGGGCCTCAACCAAGGCCACCTGCACATTTTCTGCAAAGTTGAGCCGTTCATGCACACGCTCGATCGCAGCCTCTGCGCTATCCAGCCGATTGGCCATACGATCCAGATACCCGCCGAAAACGGCAAGTCTGTCATCCAGCCCATTCAGAATTTCGGCCTGCATGTTCGCCAAGTGTTCGGCCCTGGCAATGGCAGCGCCGTGACCCTCGCGAACTCGCTGCCCGTTCGCACGTTCAACCTCGACCTCTTGAGAGAGGCGATCCATTTGCTCCCGCGCCCACGATTCGGAATAGAGCATGAAATCGTCAAAAAAGTTTGGTGGCCGCGAAAAATACTTGATGCGACCTTCGTGCTCGCAAGCCACATAAAACCGATTCAGACCGTCGTCGTAGGCAAATAGGTAACTGGCGTCGAGCAGCAAGTGCTCCCATTCGCCAAATGTCGGCTCCTGCGAATTGGGCTTGGTGGCTTCGACGAGAATGATCCAGGGGCGAAAGCGGCTCAAGTCCAGGCTTCGAAGCACAGCGGCTTCCGAACCCTCGACATCCACTTTGAGGAAATGCACGTCCTTCGGCGCATAGGCCCGAAAGACAGCGTTCAATGTATGCGCCTTCAGTCGTTTCTTGACGACATTCCAGCCGTCTTTTGAGTAACGCTCAGCGTAATCCTGGCTCACTGTCGACAGACCCGTGTCCTCGACGTCGAAAAGTTCGATATAACCAGGCACATCGGAGATGGGCGTGTTGAGATTGATGTCGTGAGGACGGTCATCGCAAATCAAGCGAAACCAGCGATCTACCGGCTCGATATTGACGCCGCGCCACCCACGCAACTGAAAGGCCTTGGTCACCGACCCATTGATGGGATGCTGTGCGCCCACGTCTACATAAAAGCCCTCGCTGATGTCTGCAAGAGCACGAACCAGCATCACGTCCTCGTAATTTTGGGCATACGAGATCATGGTCATGCGCGCAACACCTTGATGCTTGGCGGAATCCACGCGAGCCCGACGAAATCGGGCTTATCCAAATTGGTCACAGAGAACGTGAGCGCAAGATCACGCCATTCGTAGTTATTGACCAGATGGGTATCCGTGCTTACCAGTGCGGTGGAAATGGAGTAATGGCCCGGCCCCAGGTTGGCGGGGAAGTCGACCAGGAACTCAATGGATTCGCCGCTTTTGATATCGGACACCACCTGTTTCGTATGGAACGTATTGGTCCCATACACCTGTTGCCCCGTTCGGTCCTTGATCATGTAGCCAAGCACGAGTTGCGGCACGGCTACCTTTGCCGAAACCTTCACGCGCAGATGCAAGGCTTGCCCCACCGCCACAAACTCGACAGGCGCTCCGGCCGCGTTATAAAGCGCGATGCTCGACACCTGGACTTCGCCGGTGCCCGATATCGTCTGGGTTCGGCCATCCGCCTTAACTTCCGTGCGAATTTTGTTGTTTTCTTTATCCGCGATCAGGGCGTTGTAGTAATCCATGATCGCTTCGGGTTCACCATCCCGGATAACGCGGCCATGTTCAAGCAAAATGGCGCGGGTACAAAGCGCCTGAACGGCCGCCTTGTCGTGGGAAACGATAAGCAGCGTGGTACCCGCCTTCTGGAATTCGCGGATACGCGCAAAGCTCTTGTGTTGAAAGTAGGTATCGCCCACTGAGAGCGCCTCATCGACGATGAGCACTTCCGGGCGAAATGCGGTCGCAACGCTGAATGCAACGCGCATGGACATGCCGCTGGAATAGGTGCGTACGGGCTCGTCGAAATAGGAGCCTATCTCCGCAAAATCCTCAATGGCAGCAATGACACCATCGACATCCTGGCGGCTAAAACCCATGAGTCCGGAAGAATGATAGACATTCTGGCGGCCAGTCAGATCGGGGTTGAAGCCCATGCCCAGCTCAAGGATGGCGGCGATTCGCCCAAAGTACGCGACAGTCCCCTCGCTCGCGCGTGAAGTACCGGTGATGATTTTCAGCAACGTGCTTTTGCCGGCACCGTTCTCACCGACGATACCTATGGCCTCCCCCTCCTTTACGGAGAAAGAGATATCGCGAAGCACCCATTTTTCGTGCCTGCTATGGCCTTTGAAGCCGAACCAGTTCGCAAAACGCGACCATTCCGAAGAATAGTCCCGATAGGCCTTCCCCACCTTTTCTACCCTCAATACCTCGCGCGTCATAGCACATCCACCAGTTCAGGCGACGCCTTGCGGAACATATACAGGGCCAATCCTAAAAAAACGGTGCTTCCCACCAAAAGCAGGCTCAAGCGGACATAAGGCGGCATTTGCTGGAACAGCAAGACATTTTGATACCCCTGTATCACCGGAGTGACAGGGTTAAACGCAACGATCGACTGAAACTGTTTCGGAAGAACATCGGCAACGTAAACGATCGGCGTCATCCAGAACCACAACTGCAAGACAACGTTCATGACTTGTCCGACATCGCGAACAAAGACATTGATGACACCAAGCACCAGACCAAGCGCCGCCGCGAAAACCAGCAAAACCATGGTCAGCAACGGCACCCAGAGAACGAGCCACGTTATAGGGTGATTCGTGATCAAAATGATCGCCAGGGTTGCCAACAGGAGCAGCGAATGATTCACCAGCGCCCCGCCCAAGGTAATGACGGGTATGCATATCCGCGGAAACGCAATTTTCTTCATCAGACCTGCGTTATCCACGAACATGGTCAGGCTACGTGACGTCACTTCCGCAAACAGGGACCAGGGCACCATTCCAGCAATCAGATAAACCGCATAAGAAAGATGCGCTCCCTTCCCCGCTGGAAGCTTTGCCGCAAGGAGGGATGAAAGCACGACGGCGTAAATGGCAA from Dyella caseinilytica includes these protein-coding regions:
- a CDS encoding phosphomannomutase, with amino-acid sequence MTLKSFKAYDIRGRIPDELNVELAERIGRAFAQIAGKGSVVVGYDIRKDSPALATALTEGLTRAGCDVIDIGLCGTEEVYFQTFHRGVIGGIMVTASHNPMDYNGMKLVREGARPISGDTGLRDMERLVEENRFIDAERHGQVIRDHDKAAYISHLLGYIDATALRPLKIVVNAGNGCAGPVVDLLARHLPFEFIRVNHEPDGSFPNGIPNPLLPENRSATADAVRDHRADFGLAWDGDFDRCFFFDANGEFIEGYYIVGLLAAQLLEKHRGAKVIHDPRLTWNTIEMVRDAGGIPVQSKTGHAFIKERMRAEDAIYGGEMSAHHYFRDFAYCDSGMIPWLLLAERISQSGQSLESLVSKQVAAFPCSGEINFTVADAAKTVDHVMAHFAGQKPHVEKVDGISADFGEWRFNLRSSNTEPLLRLNVESRGDTLVMREKTELLSSLIASA
- a CDS encoding Wzt carbohydrate-binding domain-containing protein produces the protein MQKLLHFHLPKTGGTTIRHHLVNQLGEGKVTPALAGMRLADALVEWDQMSAISGHFSPRHGDKLPLDRYSFTVLRDPMDRFLSEFYFSKIDNSSRPLDRRTHALDLDSYLDSLTDRERQEFPMQLEMLYPLGTNSQCTLTQNDKLSAALNTLELFSSIAVQDELEDFTCMLDANFHWPCKPTPRVNVTSYRLNLDDLSTSQRKRLTLLLETEMELYQRAREIFKKQRRRLLSQARSKPDTNPALEAIASAPDQTITPPKNFGDLRCVIKKVRVSGPISGDERVMIGEQISISVEFEAKVPVASLNIGIAIKDDRGVLIFGTNSMLLGEVFSLTPGVYIATYRMLNRMPIGKYHLDTALVPTESHYDGCYNWIEQAASFDVYDIALTTFEGKILMDAQVELAPASDSSSCASAPYITANRAIRARARLNQPLTDFNSKIVAMCSPESVQSGSEVLLPVRLKNKSKLTWPAFGLQPVVLSYRWCTTDGAILIADGLRTQLPSDVEPGQSVVIALHVKAPDVKGRLVLKASLIQESVAWFVDRQPSNALAFELTIT
- a CDS encoding NAD-dependent epimerase/dehydratase family protein, translated to MASPSDRSQPVALVTGSVGFTGKYVSAELVAAGYKVVGLSHEPAAGNVVVDLCDREATIKAIGNLMPDVVIHLAAIAFVAHGDADAIYRTNIVGTRNLLEALASGSHRPRAVILASSANIYGNSDAQLLTEDLPAAPANDYAVSKLAMEQMARLWADRLPIILARPFNYTGVGQSEKYLLPKIVSHFRRRASVIELGNINVARDFQDVRFVANAYRKLLDADAVGEVVNLCSGHAYTLNEVIGMMEDLAGYRIEVRVNPAFVRANEVARLTGSNKKLERLIGPLDMIPLRQTLQWMYEAHE
- the gmd gene encoding GDP-mannose 4,6-dehydratase — encoded protein: MKTAIITGISGQDGAYLAELLLQKGYTVYGTYRRTSSVNFWRIEELGIDKQPNLHLVEYDLTDLGSAIRLLQETEATEVYNLAAQSFVGVSFDQPVLTAQITAVGALNLLEAIRIVNPKIRFYQASTSEMFGKVQAVPQKEDTPFYPRSPYGVAKLYAHWMTVNYRESYGIFGSSGILFNHESPLRGREFVTRKITDTVAKIKLGRTDRLELGNLDARRDWGFAKEYVEGMWRMLQADEPDTFVLATNRTETVRDFVAMAFKGVDITIDWRGEGEGERGICRETGRAMVVINPRYYRPAEVDLLIGDPAKAKAKLGWEPKTGLEELCRMMVTADLQRNERGQSF